Sequence from the Seonamhaeicola sp. ML3 genome:
ACTACCCTTAATACAAGCATTCACATCCTTAGGCTTTAAAAAATCAACTTGCAAAGCTTCTAGTTTATTTAAATATTCTTCATAATTACTCTCTGGGATATGAGTTGTTAATTTCATTAACTCCTCATGAATTCTAATTTTTAATGCTAACACATTTTCATTTCGATTTACAGCCGTGAACTCTTTAACCGAAATGGATTTACCGAAATATAAGGCTGTGCTATCTGGACATCCTATGGCTTTCTGATAGTTTACACCTACTGGAACTAATTGTAAATCCAAATCAGGATATTTTTCTAAAGTATCAAAAACAATACGTGTAAATCCTTTACTAAGTGGCCTAACCCTTCTGGCCAAATTATGATTGCCTTCGGGAAAGATGACTATGGATTCCCCTTTTTTTAATAATCCTGAACAGATTTCAAAAATGGCATTGTTATTAGATAGGTTATTCCATCCATCTCTAACCCTATAAACCGGTAGCATTCTTAAACTTCCCAGCAATTTACTTACAAACTTTTTTTTGAAAACGGCCGCCCTAGTCAAGAAATATGAAAATCGGCCTCCATATACGGCAATTAAAAGAGCATCTAAAAGGGCATTTTGATGGTTCCCTAAAAGTAGAACGGGTTTATCCTTTGGAATATTTTCAATATCATGAATGTGAATTCTTTTAAAATAAAAGAACATTCCCAACCTTAAATATGCCCGTACACTATGTAACCAAAGTTTTTTCAAATGTTATAGAATTATTCCTTTTTGTTAGACCAATAAAACGCCAACAACAAGCCTGAAATGATATGCCATATTCCCCAGAATGCTGCTAATATAGCCATACCACCTAAACCATTAAAAAAGGTAAAAATCAGCAAAAGACCCAAACCAGAGTTTTGAATACCTGTTTCTATGGCAATAGTCTTTTTATTTTTAAATGAGAGCTTAAATATTATTGCCACCGATAAACCCAATAGTATAGCCAAAATATTATGAGAAATCCCAATTACTAATACATGATGAATATAGGTGTTAAACACATCAATATTGTTAGAAAAAGCAATGATAACAATGCCTCCAAAAATAAATATGGATAATGGCCTTAAAATTTTTGAAAGCTTAAGCGCTAACTGTTCTTTATAGTATCTAACCAACATGCCAATGAACAACGGAATTCCTAAAATTAAACTAACCAGCTTTAATAACTCTAATGGATTTAGTTCAACTTCCTCTAATAATTTTGAAGTGGGCTCATATAAACTCCCATAAAACTGAAAATTAAATGGTGTCATGAAAATAGCAAAAAACGTAGCAAAAGCAGTTAAACTTATGGATAATGCGGTGTTTCCTTTTGCCAAATGAGTCATAAAATTAGAAATATTACCACCAGGACAGGCAGCCACCATAATCATTCCTAGTGCTATGCTGGGCTGTGGCTTAATAAGTATAACTAACAAAAAGGTAACCAATGGCAATAAGATAAACTGAGACAGCACACCTACCATTAATAATTTAGGCTGTTTAATTAAACTTTTAAAGTCAACTACTGTGATACCTAAAGCAACTCCAAACATAACCACTGCAAGGGCTATATTCAAAACCCAAAGACCGCTACTATCAAAGTTTATTTTTACCGAATCTAATTCCTGCATGTATTTAAGAGATTACACTTCCGTTCTTTATCTTATTTTCTGGGCACAGAAGAGTAACATCTTTACCGTTAACAGCTCCTAAAACCAAACATTCGCTCATAAAATTGGCAATCTGTTTATTTGGAAAATTTACCACAGCTACTATTTGTCTATTCAATAAATCCTCCTTATTGTATAAGGTAGTTATCTGTGCTGATGATTTTTTAACACCTAAATCACCGAAATCAATAGTTAGTTGATAAGCAGGGTTTCTTGCTTCTGGAAAGTCGTCTACACTTATAATGGTCCCAATCCTTAAATCAACTTTTATGAAATTTTCGAAAGTTATTGTATCCATGACTTTTTAAAAATACAAATAATCACGAACTTTGTAAAAAGTTAAAACCATGGCCAGAACTCCATCAAATATGCTTGCTTTAGGAACTCAAGCACCAGATTTTTCATTACTTGATACTGTATCAGATTCATTAAAAAACTTAAACGATATTAAGGGAGAAAAAGGTACTGTAATCATGTTTATTTGCAACCATTGTCCGTTTGTTATTCATGTGAATCCCGAAATTATAGCTATTGCAAATACATACAAAGAGAAAGGTTTTGGTTTTGCGGCCATTTCAAGTAACGATGTAGTTAACTACCCTCAGGACAGTCCTGAAAAGATGAAAGCTCATGCTGCTACCGAAGGCTATCCGTTCCCATATTTATACGATGAATCTCAAGATATAGCCAAGGCTTATGATGCTGCTTGCACACCTGATTTTTATGTTTTTGATTCAGAGGACAAATTGGTATATAGAGGACAACTGGATGATTCAAGACCAGAAAATGGTAAACCGCTAAACGGAAACGATTTAAGAGGTGCACTAGACTGCCTTATACAAGGAATAGAATATACCGAAACACAAAAACCAAGTATTGGTTGTAATATAAAATGGAAGGTTTAACCTAAGGTTAATTGCCAAAAGCCTACATCTAACCAAGTCCCAAACTTCTTGCCTACGTGCTTAAAGTGTGCGACTTTGCTAAAACCAAATTTTTCATGAAGTGCGACGCTGGCTTCATTAGGTAGTGTAATGCCTCCCAAGATAACGTGGAAACCAAAATCTTTTAGGTCTGACAACAAACTGTCATACAATCGTGTACCAATCTTTTTACCTTGTACGCCATTTTTAACATAGACAGTAACCTCAACGCTATGTTTATAAGCCGGCTTAGGCCTAAATCTACTTCCGTAGGCATAACCCAAAAGCTCATTTTTTTCCTCAAAAACAATAAAGGGATATTCAGAATTTATCCTATTGACTTTTTCTGTAAAAGCTTTCAGTGATAACGGTTCGTCATCAAAAGTTACTACAGAGTTCAAAACGTAATAATTATAAATATCTAGGAGCTGATGGGTATCTCCTTCTTGAAACGCCCTAATCATTTATAACCAACCTTTACGCTTTAGTAAATTTTCAATATGAGCATAATGGTGATTGCTATGCCAAGCATAGTTACCTACATTATAGGATAACACTACCTCTGAATTCGTTTCTGGGTGAATGAAGCACTTTTTTAAATCCTTTTCAGTCAGTTGTTTTAGTAAATTCACCAACTTATAATGAATGGCTTTAATGTGTTCCAAAGACATTTGAATGGGATCATTTTTACTATCACTCAGTTCTGCCCAGTCTGCTTCATTATACGCTTTAATTAATGGTTTATCTTCAGTCAATGCCCATTTAAAGCGCGTATAACTATGATGATGACTATCGGACACATGATGTACTACCTGTCTTACTGTCCACCCTCCTGGTCTATAAACAGTATCTAGTTGTTCTTTTGTAAGGTGTTTTACAAGAGCTTCAAAACGGATTGGGAACTGCTCTAAAACAGTAATCCAGTTTTTAATATCCGCTTTGGTAATTGGTGATGGACATTCAAATTGTCCTATGGGGTATTTTAATTGTTCTAATTTTAAATCTGTCATAAATCAATTTCTTAGTCTAAACTCGCTTATTTATCTTTCACAAATTTAATAACCTGTTTTCCTTTGTTTGATACCAAACTTAAAAAATATAATCCATTGGATAATGTTTCCAAATTTAAATTATGGTTTCTCTTGGCATTGGTATAGAAATTCGAAATCGATCTACCATTAACATCTAAAATTTCAATTTTACCTGAAATATTTTCTCCAAATTCAATAAACAAATTGTCTTTTGCAGGGTTAGGGTGAACACTAAATAAATCTTTATTTAAAATAAAATTGCTTAATGTTACAGAAGAGGATGCGGTACTTATCACCTCACCACTTAAAGTATTATCTAAAGAATACCCTTTAACTCTAAACCAAATAGTATCTGCGTTGTTTGTACCTGCTCCATTCCATGAAAAAAAAGTGTCTGTCAATCCGCTAGCTATGGGAATAAATGTTGCCTGATTATCAATACTGTACTCTAAATCGTATTTCAAGGGTCTTCCATCATCTGGGTTATTAACTTGCCAGCTAATGTTATTGGACGTATCGTAAACGCCACCATTGGGACTTATAATACTTAAGGACGGATTTTCGTAAGTGTGCAATAATTCTGTAAATCCAACACCAGTAACTGGAGTAGAATTTATTGTACCAGTAATGGTTGTGGCTCCCTCAAAAAACTTAAATGATAATTCTGAGATATCAACTTCAGAATTTTCGTGATTTATAGTGATTATTAGATCTATATTTTTAGACGATGATGTTAAACGCCATTTCTTTGAATAACATCGGAGATTATCAGGAGTGAAAAAATATTCCAACCGTTCAATTTCAAAATCGGATATTGTATACTGGGAACTTTCAGACTCATCAACATAAGCCGATAGTATTCTAAATTTCGAATTTTCTGGAATTGATCTACTAGAATTAAAAATATTCCATAGATTGATATCCGTTCCATTATCTAACTTTATACTAAACCATTCATAATCCTCTCCAGTAAATGGATTGAAACTTCCATACTGACGATCAATCCAAGCTTCTCCTGTTACGTTTTCTGTTACACTTCCCACTCTTAAACTTCCAGTAACCGTGTTTTCGGTTTGCGAATAATAATACGTGTAACTCGAATCACCTTGATCAAATAAGCCATCTCCCCCAACAATTAATGGTCTTTTAACAGTTTCTAAATTGAAATCCATGCTTATATCAGTGCTAGAAGCGCTAATTTCATATTCAAATGGCAGTATTTGTCCGCCCGAATCTTCTTTATTTCTCCAATACTCTGTTCCTGTGGGGAATAAAGAAGCTACAATATTTAACTCAGTTTCAGATAATGTTGCATAATTCAAAGCCTTTGTATCTTGATAAAATGTCCCATCAGATTCATCGGTAACATTTAAAATCCTAAACCCATCAAAATTAAAAATTGATATAGATGTTGGTCTAAAAAAATACGTAAGCATAAAACTGTATTTCTTGTTTGTATCAGTTGTAATGTGACCAGAAACGTACCACCATTCGGTTGTTTCAGCTGAATGTCGTCCTTCATCGACTGGAAATGAGACCAAGCTCCCACCGGAAGGCACATAGGGATAGGTTTTCCAATCTTGTGAATACGTGGTAATACAAACAAAAAATATTAAAACCGATAAAGTAATCTTTAATTTCATAAGCAGATGTTTTAGTAAACAAGTATATTACTTTAGTTTTCTATTTAAAAAAAATCAAGATAACTCGTTCATTTTAAAGCATAAACGGGATTTTAAGTTCTCTGTAAACGAAATAAAACTTATTTGGAATTGGAATTATAAAACTACTTTAAGACTTAAATAACAATATGATCTTCATATATTAATGAATTTGTATGTAACTATTTATTTCAAAAAAAAGCACCTCAAAAATGAGATGCTTTTATACATTTAAAAAATTGTTTTTAGATTACTTCACATTCATCAACTCAACATCAAAAATTAAGGTAGCATTTGGAGGAATAACACCTCCTGCACCTCTACTTCCATAACCTAAATCACTTGGGATAACCAACCTTGCTTTGTCTCCAATATTTAATAATTGAATACCTTCCTCCCACCCTGGGATTACTTGACCAACACCTAAAGGGAAATCAATTGGTTGATTTCTCTTGTAAGATGAATCGAATACTGTGCCATCTGCTAATTGCCCTTTGTAATGCACAGAAACCGTTTTTCCTTTTTCTGCCTTAGCGCCTTCTCCTTTTTGAATAATTTGGTATCTAAGTCCGCTTTCTGTTTTTTCAAAACCAGTAGCAAGTTTATCTAATTCTGCGTCAGCCTTAGCCTTTTCTTCCGCTACTCTTCTTTCTCTAGCACCCTCAAATGTTCTAAAAGCCTCGATGGCATTAAACCCTTCAGCTTCTGCCCCAACTCTTAAGATCTCTAAACTCTCAATAACATCACCTTGTGCAATAGCATCTACAACATCTTGACCTTCTGAAACTTTTCCGAAAACAGTATGGTTATTATCCAACCAAGGTGTTTCTACATGAGTGATAAAAAATTGACTACCGTTGGTACCAGGACCAGCATTGGCCATGGATAATACACCTGGACCATCGTGTTTTAATTCTGGATGGAATTCATCATCAAATTGGTAACCAGGGTTACCGCTTCCAGTACCTTGAGGACAACCACCTTGAATCATAAAATCTGGAATCACTCTATGAAATTTTAATCCGTTATAATAAGGTGTACCTTGAGGTTTAGCCGAGTTTTCTAAATTACCTTCTGCTAAAGCTACGAAGTTACCTACTGTACCTGGTGTTTTTTGATATTCTAAAGACACTAAAATCTCGCCTTTACTTGTATTGAATTTTGCGTATAAACCGTCTTGCATTGTTCTGTTTTTTAAGAAAGTGCAAAGATAAGAATGATAGACGATTTTCAAATGAGGATTGACGAGTTTTTTAATTGTCCTCTATTATAAGCGCTTTTTGTTTAGCTTTAAATTTAGCACAAAACTAACCAATGCCCTGTTTATAGGTTGATAGCTTTTGTTAATTACTACAAGATGTGGATTTATAGTAGCTCTAAATCTATGGCTTCCAATACCAAATATAGGAACAACTCTTAATGTTAACTTATTGAAATCTGTATAAGTAACGACCTCGGTTCCTAAGACAACAATATTATAAAAAAATATACCTGTTATTTTTGGACCAATAGTAAAATTCTCTGTATCCAATCCTATTTCTGTACCTACCCCATATAGAAGACCACCTCCATGCCTTCCGCCATAACTCGTTTTATTAATAGAAAACTCTAAAAGTTTGTAACTCTCCTTTCGAGAATCAGAATCGGAGTAACTATAATTATATCCAACACCAATATTAAGAGATTCATAATGTTCATAATCTCTTAATTCGTTCTCCTGACCATAAGTAAAAAACACAAATCCAGTTAGAAAAAGACTAATACTGAACCTTTGTCTTCTATATTTTTTAATTAGCGACCTCACTAATAAACTTTATGCGGTAGAGGCGTAATTCTTCTTCGTCATAATCACCATCAAACTCTTCTATAGCATCATCTATACCATCTGTTTCAGATTCCATAAAATACTCATGTATTTCTTCTTGTTGATCCTCGTCTAAAATCTCATCTATCCAATAATCGATATTTAATTTAGTTCCAGAATATACAATGGCTTCCATTTGTTTTATAAAATCTTCCATTTCCAATCCCTTAGCAGAGGCTATATCATCTAAAGGTAATTTACGATCTATGTTTTGAATGATATAGAGCTTATTCGCAGAGTTGGTACCGGTAGATTTGACCACCATATCATCAGGACGAACAATATCGTTTTCTTCTACATATTTTGCGATAAGCCCAACAAATTCTTTACCATATTTCTTGGCTTTCCCTTCACCAACACCATGTACATTTCCTAGTTCTTGTAATGAAATGGGATATTTCAATGCCATATCCTCTAGAGAAGGATCCTGAAAAATAACAAATGGAGGTACACCTAATTTCTTAGCATTCTTCTTACGTAAATCCTTGAGCATACGCATTAAGGTATCGTCTGCACTAACACCCCCAGCTTTTGCTGCGGTTATAATATTACCACCATCTTTATCGTCATCATACACATGGTCTTCGGCCATCATGAAAGACACTGGCTTTTCAATAAAACGTCTGCCTTTATCATTTAACTTAATGATACCATAAGTTTCTATATCTTTATTTAGGTATCCGGCAACAAGCACTTGTCTTAAAAGCGCCATCCAATAAAATTTTTCTTTTCCTTTACCTCTTCCAAAAAAGGGTTGTTCATTAGTTTTGTGTGAATTAATCATGGCATTCTCTGTACCTACAATTACATTCACTAAATCTTTAGATTTATATTTTTCGTTAGTGTCATTTATTGTTTCCAGCAATACTAAGACATCTTCTTGAGCTTCTATCTTCTTTTTCGGATGCCTAACGTTATCATCCATATCGCCGCCTTCTCCAGTTTCATTATCGAACGCTTCACCAAAATAATGTAAAATAAACTTCCTTCTGGATATAGAAGTTTCAGCAAATGCAACAACTTCTTGTAACAAGGCATGACCTATTTCCTGTTCGGCTACTGGTTTACCCGACATAAACTTTTCCAGTTTCTCTATATCCTTGTAGGAATAAAACGCAACACAATGGCCTTCACCACCATCGCGTCCAGCACGACCAGTTTCCTGGTAATAACTTTCTATACTTTTTGGAATATCATGATGGATTACAAAACGAACATCGGGTTTATCAATACCCATCCCAAAGGCAATTGTCGCAACTACAACATCTATATCTTCCATGAGGAACATATCCTGATGACTGGATCTTGATTTAGCATCTAATCCTGCGTGATAGGGTACTGCTTTTATGCCATTTACCTGTAAGACCTGAGCAAGTTCTTCTACCCGCTTTCTACTCAAACAGTAAACGATACCAGATTTACCTTCGTTTTGTTTGACAAATCGAATGATGTCGGCATCAACATTTTTTGTT
This genomic interval carries:
- a CDS encoding YfiT family bacillithiol transferase; this encodes MTDLKLEQLKYPIGQFECPSPITKADIKNWITVLEQFPIRFEALVKHLTKEQLDTVYRPGGWTVRQVVHHVSDSHHHSYTRFKWALTEDKPLIKAYNEADWAELSDSKNDPIQMSLEHIKAIHYKLVNLLKQLTEKDLKKCFIHPETNSEVVLSYNVGNYAWHSNHHYAHIENLLKRKGWL
- a CDS encoding GNAT family N-acetyltransferase, with protein sequence MIRAFQEGDTHQLLDIYNYYVLNSVVTFDDEPLSLKAFTEKVNRINSEYPFIVFEEKNELLGYAYGSRFRPKPAYKHSVEVTVYVKNGVQGKKIGTRLYDSLLSDLKDFGFHVILGGITLPNEASVALHEKFGFSKVAHFKHVGKKFGTWLDVGFWQLTLG
- a CDS encoding bile acid:sodium symporter family protein is translated as MQELDSVKINFDSSGLWVLNIALAVVMFGVALGITVVDFKSLIKQPKLLMVGVLSQFILLPLVTFLLVILIKPQPSIALGMIMVAACPGGNISNFMTHLAKGNTALSISLTAFATFFAIFMTPFNFQFYGSLYEPTSKLLEEVELNPLELLKLVSLILGIPLFIGMLVRYYKEQLALKLSKILRPLSIFIFGGIVIIAFSNNIDVFNTYIHHVLVIGISHNILAILLGLSVAIIFKLSFKNKKTIAIETGIQNSGLGLLLIFTFFNGLGGMAILAAFWGIWHIISGLLLAFYWSNKKE
- a CDS encoding lipocalin-like domain-containing protein, encoding MKLKITLSVLIFFVCITTYSQDWKTYPYVPSGGSLVSFPVDEGRHSAETTEWWYVSGHITTDTNKKYSFMLTYFFRPTSISIFNFDGFRILNVTDESDGTFYQDTKALNYATLSETELNIVASLFPTGTEYWRNKEDSGGQILPFEYEISASSTDISMDFNLETVKRPLIVGGDGLFDQGDSSYTYYYSQTENTVTGSLRVGSVTENVTGEAWIDRQYGSFNPFTGEDYEWFSIKLDNGTDINLWNIFNSSRSIPENSKFRILSAYVDESESSQYTISDFEIERLEYFFTPDNLRCYSKKWRLTSSSKNIDLIITINHENSEVDISELSFKFFEGATTITGTINSTPVTGVGFTELLHTYENPSLSIISPNGGVYDTSNNISWQVNNPDDGRPLKYDLEYSIDNQATFIPIASGLTDTFFSWNGAGTNNADTIWFRVKGYSLDNTLSGEVISTASSSVTLSNFILNKDLFSVHPNPAKDNLFIEFGENISGKIEILDVNGRSISNFYTNAKRNHNLNLETLSNGLYFLSLVSNKGKQVIKFVKDK
- a CDS encoding tRNA-binding protein, giving the protein MDTITFENFIKVDLRIGTIISVDDFPEARNPAYQLTIDFGDLGVKKSSAQITTLYNKEDLLNRQIVAVVNFPNKQIANFMSECLVLGAVNGKDVTLLCPENKIKNGSVIS
- a CDS encoding peptidylprolyl isomerase; the protein is MQDGLYAKFNTSKGEILVSLEYQKTPGTVGNFVALAEGNLENSAKPQGTPYYNGLKFHRVIPDFMIQGGCPQGTGSGNPGYQFDDEFHPELKHDGPGVLSMANAGPGTNGSQFFITHVETPWLDNNHTVFGKVSEGQDVVDAIAQGDVIESLEILRVGAEAEGFNAIEAFRTFEGARERRVAEEKAKADAELDKLATGFEKTESGLRYQIIQKGEGAKAEKGKTVSVHYKGQLADGTVFDSSYKRNQPIDFPLGVGQVIPGWEEGIQLLNIGDKARLVIPSDLGYGSRGAGGVIPPNATLIFDVELMNVK
- a CDS encoding ATP-dependent DNA helicase RecQ, whose protein sequence is MLIAKSDLQSALKKYFGFNKFKGLQEDVVESILSGKHTFVIMPTGGGKSLCYQLPALMQEGTAIVVSPLIALMKNQVDAIRGVSNEEGIAHVLNSSLNKTEVKRVKEDIINGVTKLLYVAPESLTKEENVDFLRSVKVSFMAIDEAHCISEWGHDFRPEYRNLRHIFSRIGEGIPIIGLTATATPKVQEDIIKNLGITGANTFKASFNRANLYYEVRPKTKNVDADIIRFVKQNEGKSGIVYCLSRKRVEELAQVLQVNGIKAVPYHAGLDAKSRSSHQDMFLMEDIDVVVATIAFGMGIDKPDVRFVIHHDIPKSIESYYQETGRAGRDGGEGHCVAFYSYKDIEKLEKFMSGKPVAEQEIGHALLQEVVAFAETSISRRKFILHYFGEAFDNETGEGGDMDDNVRHPKKKIEAQEDVLVLLETINDTNEKYKSKDLVNVIVGTENAMINSHKTNEQPFFGRGKGKEKFYWMALLRQVLVAGYLNKDIETYGIIKLNDKGRRFIEKPVSFMMAEDHVYDDDKDGGNIITAAKAGGVSADDTLMRMLKDLRKKNAKKLGVPPFVIFQDPSLEDMALKYPISLQELGNVHGVGEGKAKKYGKEFVGLIAKYVEENDIVRPDDMVVKSTGTNSANKLYIIQNIDRKLPLDDIASAKGLEMEDFIKQMEAIVYSGTKLNIDYWIDEILDEDQQEEIHEYFMESETDGIDDAIEEFDGDYDEEELRLYRIKFISEVAN
- a CDS encoding 1-acyl-sn-glycerol-3-phosphate acyltransferase, which codes for MKKLWLHSVRAYLRLGMFFYFKRIHIHDIENIPKDKPVLLLGNHQNALLDALLIAVYGGRFSYFLTRAAVFKKKFVSKLLGSLRMLPVYRVRDGWNNLSNNNAIFEICSGLLKKGESIVIFPEGNHNLARRVRPLSKGFTRIVFDTLEKYPDLDLQLVPVGVNYQKAIGCPDSTALYFGKSISVKEFTAVNRNENVLALKIRIHEELMKLTTHIPESNYEEYLNKLEALQVDFLKPKDVNACIKGSFENCKPKKMSNIRGLQILFKLLMILNLILPYFVWKLGIEPKIKELEFKSTFRFAVALTIVPFWVLLLFAFILIYFGWQMGLIYLAISLLVALLAVKL
- a CDS encoding thioredoxin family protein, translating into MARTPSNMLALGTQAPDFSLLDTVSDSLKNLNDIKGEKGTVIMFICNHCPFVIHVNPEIIAIANTYKEKGFGFAAISSNDVVNYPQDSPEKMKAHAATEGYPFPYLYDESQDIAKAYDAACTPDFYVFDSEDKLVYRGQLDDSRPENGKPLNGNDLRGALDCLIQGIEYTETQKPSIGCNIKWKV